In Drosophila santomea strain STO CAGO 1482 chromosome 3L, Prin_Dsan_1.1, whole genome shotgun sequence, a single window of DNA contains:
- the LOC120449528 gene encoding exocyst complex component 7 isoform X2 codes for MRPRHSGRQPEPKKTTSARLQQIFEKKANKLYLRATQTIEQSTGFSIKKASSHSDHLTSEDLMDGDQELDKYLVMLLGLQRLLNWERAIMIDIIPQSKHNDVFATLAYNAIDLVVKDAEAITQRILRCISRKEWTSALGIFSALKRVILLQPDIDRTYDPAQREQLKKVLKKLQHTGAKALEHFLDVVKGESSTNIVGQSNVPKDATVHELTSNTIWFIEHLYDHFDVIGSILAQDVLYSTQLDTILMKKALPVEERNKALLAIYIKKALAELNLSIMNKCEQYNDQATKHLFRLNNIHYILKSLQRSNLIDLVTLAEPECEHSYMEMIRELKASYQKTWSKMLVGIYSLDELPKPVAGKVKDKDRSVLKERFSNFNKDFEEACKIQRGISIPDVILREGIKRDNVEHILPIYNRFYEIYSGVHFSKNPDKYVKYRQHEINAMLSKLFDDSA; via the exons atg AGACCTCGACATAGTGGACGCCAACCGgagccaaaaaaaacaacctCCGCTCGTCTCCAGCAAAT ATTCGAAAAGAAGGCGAACAAGTTATATCTACGAGCGACGCAGACCATTGAGCAGTCGACAGGCTTCTCCATTAAGAAGGCATCATCGCACAGCGACCACCTGACCTCCGAGGATTTGATGGACGGCGATCAGGAGCTGGACAAGTATTTGGTCATGCTGCTGGGATTACAGCGGCTTCTTAACTGGGAGCGAGCCATCATGATCGACATTATTCCGCAGTCAAAACACAACGATGTATTCGCCACTTTGGCCTACAATGCCATCGATCTGGTGGTCAAGGACGCTGAGGCCATAACCCAACGCATCCTGCGCTGCATCTCCCGCAAAGAGTGGACCTCGGCATTGGGTATATTTTCCGCCCTGAAGCGGGTAATACTGCTGCAGCCGGATATCGACCGCACCTATGATCCAGCGCAGAGGGAACAGCTGAAAAAAGTGCTGAAAAAGTTGCAGCACACTGGAGCCAAGGCATTGGAGCACTTTCTGGACGTGGTCAAGGGCGAATCGAGCACCAACATTGTGGGCCAAAGCAATGTTCCAAAAGATGCCACCGTACACGAGCTGACTTCCAATACGATCTGGTTTATTGAGCACTTGTACGATCATTTCGATGTCATTGGTTCCATTCTGGCGCAGGATGTCCTGTACTCCACGCAATTGGACACCATTTTGATGAAGAAGGCGCTGCCTGTCGAGGAACGCAACAAGGCGCTCTTGGCGATTTACATAA AGAAAGCTCTGGCGGAACTGAATCTTTCTATCATGAACAAGTGCGAGCAGTACAATGACCAGGCCACCAAGCATCTCTTCCGCCTCAATAACATTCACTACATCCTCAAGTCGCTGCAGCGCTCCAATCTTATTGATTTGGTCACCCTGGCTGAGCCCGAGTGCGAGCATAGCTACATGGAGATGATACGCGAGCTGAAGGCTAGCTATCAAAAGACCTGGTCCAAGATGCTGGTGGGCATCTATTCACTGGATGAACTGCCCAAGCCAGTTGCTGGCAAGGTCAAGGACAAGGATCGCAGTGTGCTCAAGGAGAGATTTTCT AACTTCAATAAGGACTTTGAGGAGGCATGCAAAATCCAGCGGGGCATCTCCATACCCGATGTGATCCTGCGCGAAGGCATCAAACGTGATAATGTGGAGCACATACTGCCCATATACAATAGGTTCTACGAAAT CTACTCTGGGGTGCATTTTAGCAAGAATCCCGACAAATACGTCAAGTACAGACAGCACGAGATCAACGCTATGCTGAGCAAGCTCTTTGATGATTCGGCTTAG
- the LOC120449532 gene encoding protein matrimony codes for MENCRTPTNKTKITLNCTPTLKERRWNTLKVNTTNVRCSTPIFGNFRSPNLSPIESMGTKKSPVSPMRFAFKKPPAKAHPHPHQHQHHHHHHKHIHRTQLKPPPFTLPKPQEEIIEPEREIKICSSPDTFSDDSNMETSLVVESRRRSIKASNHSYVVNHAANVEQILMHMGLENYVTNFEEAHIDLVKLASMERADLVKIGLNADEDCNRIMDVLHTL; via the coding sequence ATGGAGAATTGTCGTACGCCCACGAACAAGACCAAAATTACGTTGAATTGCACGCCAACGTTAAAGGAGCGCAGATGGAACACCCTCAAAGTGAACACCACCAACGTGCGATGCTCTACGCCGATTTTCGGAAACTTCCGTTCGCCCAATCTGTCGCCCATCGAGAGCATGGGCACCAAGAAGAGTCCAGTGTCGCCCATGCGGTTCGCCTTTAAGAAACCGCCTGCGAAGGcgcatccccatccccatcagcatcagcaccatcaccatcaccataAGCACATTCATCGCACGCAGCTGAAGCCGCCGCCATTTACACTGCCCAAGCCGCAGGAGGAGATCATTGAGCCGGAGCGAGAAATAAAGATCTGCAGCAGCCCGGACACCTTTTCAGATGACTCGAATATGGAGACCTCACTGGTCGTGGAGTCGCGTCGGCGTTCAATCAAAGCATCGAACCACTCGTACGTTGTGAACCATGCCGCCAATGTGGAACAGATACTTATGCACATGGGCCTGGAGAACTATGTGACCAACTTCGAGGAGGCTCACATCGATCTGGTGAAACTGGCCTCCATGGAGCGGGCTGATCTTGTCAAAATCGGTCTAAATGCCGATGAGGATTGCAACCGCATCATGGATGTGCTCCACACTCTTTAA